Proteins from a genomic interval of Marmoricola sp. OAE513:
- a CDS encoding YciI family protein yields MSEWIYFIHPPRENFVETITEEEAGIMQVHAGHLAELHQQGVLILAGPTFGRINTGIAVIEADDEDAATTIMSSDPAITSGLMTGELRPMRVAFLRGRD; encoded by the coding sequence ATGAGCGAATGGATCTACTTCATCCACCCGCCGCGGGAGAACTTCGTCGAGACGATCACCGAGGAGGAGGCCGGGATCATGCAGGTGCACGCCGGCCACCTCGCCGAGCTGCACCAGCAGGGCGTGCTCATCCTGGCCGGCCCGACGTTCGGGCGGATCAACACGGGCATCGCAGTGATCGAGGCCGACGACGAGGACGCCGCGACGACGATCATGAGCTCCGACCCGGCGATCACCTCCGGTCTGATGACCGGCGAGCTGCGGCCGATGCGGGTGGCCTTCCTGCGTGGACGCGATTGA
- a CDS encoding sterol desaturase family protein, with the protein MNDLHELLDPMKNPVTYAVPFFLLTIAIELAALKFLDDDHEEAGKSRTGYLGPDARTSMGMGLISLVFSLALKVGSFLVFIAVFTHLTPDALKMPTDTWWYWVLLILAVDLSFYASHRFVHRVNVGWAAHQAHHSSEYMNFATALRQKWNPWFEFLFWLPLPFLGFDPWTIYVAFGINLVWQFFTHTETIGKLPRPIEFVFNTPSHHRVHHGSDPEYLDKNYAGILIIWDRMFGSFVEETKRPTYGLTKPVNTYNMIKLQYGDYAQIMRNVHAAASWRDKLGYLFGPPGWEPRNHPLDPDLEPIRPAA; encoded by the coding sequence ATGAACGACCTCCACGAGCTGCTCGACCCGATGAAGAACCCGGTCACCTATGCGGTGCCGTTCTTCCTGCTCACCATCGCCATCGAGCTCGCCGCCCTGAAGTTCCTCGACGACGACCACGAGGAGGCCGGCAAGAGCCGCACCGGCTACCTCGGACCTGACGCCCGGACGAGCATGGGCATGGGACTGATCAGCCTGGTGTTCTCGCTGGCGCTGAAGGTCGGGTCGTTCCTGGTGTTCATCGCCGTCTTCACCCACCTCACCCCGGACGCGCTCAAGATGCCGACCGACACCTGGTGGTACTGGGTCCTGCTGATCCTCGCGGTCGACCTGTCCTTCTACGCCTCGCACCGGTTCGTGCACCGGGTCAACGTCGGCTGGGCCGCGCACCAGGCGCACCACTCGAGCGAGTACATGAACTTCGCCACCGCCCTGCGACAGAAGTGGAACCCCTGGTTCGAGTTCCTGTTCTGGTTGCCGTTGCCGTTCCTGGGCTTCGACCCGTGGACCATCTACGTGGCCTTCGGGATCAACCTGGTCTGGCAGTTCTTCACGCACACCGAGACGATCGGCAAGCTCCCCCGCCCGATCGAGTTCGTGTTCAACACGCCGTCGCACCACCGCGTGCACCACGGTTCGGACCCGGAGTACCTGGACAAGAACTACGCCGGCATCCTGATCATCTGGGACCGGATGTTCGGCTCCTTCGTCGAGGAGACCAAGCGGCCGACGTACGGGCTCACCAAGCCGGTGAACACCTACAACATGATCAAGCTCCAGTACGGCGACTACGCCCAGATCATGCGCAACGTCCACGCCGCGGCGTCGTGGCGGGACAAGCTCGGCTACCTGTTCGGGCCTCCGGGCTGGGAGCCGCGGAACCACCCGCTCGACCCGGACCTGGAGCCGATCCGGCCTGCGGCCTAG
- a CDS encoding TetR/AcrR family transcriptional regulator, with product MPSSPTSNAGTKGVARADREAQIVEVASRLFGTSGFAATSVADVARAAGISKPLIYNYFGSKEGLYAVCLRHAAGTLTAEIERSSALGAVGLARAVVTLDGMFRALAPQPWIWRLVFDPSAPRDGEIGQIIAEHEARIFVFGEEGVGELLRLAGNDDRDDMLAMRAVWENVFRTLVTWWLDNPGVTPEEMTQRCIRVFSTVFGEIVLPAFHDGLEDRDLLAGA from the coding sequence ATGCCGTCCTCCCCCACCTCCAACGCCGGCACCAAGGGCGTCGCCCGCGCCGACCGGGAGGCTCAGATCGTCGAGGTCGCGAGCCGGCTCTTCGGCACGTCGGGCTTCGCGGCCACCTCGGTCGCCGACGTGGCGCGGGCCGCGGGGATCTCCAAGCCGCTCATCTACAACTACTTCGGCTCCAAGGAGGGTCTGTACGCCGTGTGCCTGCGGCACGCGGCCGGGACGCTGACCGCCGAGATCGAGCGCTCCTCCGCGCTCGGCGCCGTTGGGCTGGCCCGCGCGGTCGTCACGCTGGACGGCATGTTCCGCGCGCTGGCGCCGCAGCCCTGGATCTGGCGCCTGGTCTTCGACCCCTCCGCTCCGCGCGACGGGGAGATCGGCCAGATCATCGCCGAGCACGAGGCTCGCATCTTCGTCTTCGGCGAGGAGGGCGTCGGCGAGCTGCTGCGTCTTGCCGGGAACGACGACCGCGACGACATGCTGGCGATGCGTGCGGTCTGGGAGAACGTGTTCCGCACCCTGGTCACCTGGTGGCTGGACAACCCGGGTGTCACGCCGGAGGAGATGACCCAGCGCTGCATCCGGGTGTTCAGCACGGTCTTCGGTGAGATCGTGCTGCCCGCTTTCCACGACGGCCTAGAGGACCGCGATCTCCTCGCCGGAGCGTGA
- the groL gene encoding chaperonin GroEL (60 kDa chaperone family; promotes refolding of misfolded polypeptides especially under stressful conditions; forms two stacked rings of heptamers to form a barrel-shaped 14mer; ends can be capped by GroES; misfolded proteins enter the barrel where they are refolded when GroES binds), producing MPKILAFDEEARRALERGVDALANTVKVTLGPKGRYVVLDKKWGAPTITNDGVTVAREVELDDPFENLGAQLTKEVATKTNDVAGDGTTTATVLAQAMVHEGLRAVAAGANPMGLKRGMDAAGVALSAALSDLAREVDSVEEMASVATVSSRDAEIGALLAQAFDKVGKDGVITVEESNTMGTDLEFTEGMQFDKGYLSPYFVTDSESMEAVLDDPYILLHQGKISAIAELLPVLEKVIAAGKPLFILAEDVDGEALSTLVVNKIRGTFNAVAVKAPAFGDRRKAMMQDIAILTGGQVIAPEVGLKLDQVGLEVLGTARRVVVTKETTTIVEGGGDTAAVAGRVNQIKAEVEASDSDWDREKLQERLAKLAGGVCVVKVGAATEVELKEKKHRIEDAVSATRAAIEEGIVAGGGSALIHASAVLDDNLGLTGDEAFGVRIVRKAIDEPLRWIAENGGTNGYVVVAKVREGGPGVGYNGATEEYGDLVAQGVLDPVKVTKSALTNATSIAGMLLTTETLVVDKPVDEEPAPAAGHGHGH from the coding sequence GTGCCCAAGATTCTTGCTTTCGACGAGGAAGCCCGCCGCGCTCTCGAGCGTGGCGTCGACGCCCTCGCCAACACCGTCAAGGTGACGCTCGGCCCGAAGGGCCGCTACGTCGTCCTCGACAAGAAGTGGGGCGCCCCCACGATCACGAACGACGGCGTGACCGTCGCGCGTGAGGTCGAGCTCGACGACCCGTTCGAGAACCTCGGTGCCCAGCTCACCAAGGAGGTCGCGACCAAGACCAACGACGTCGCCGGTGACGGCACGACGACCGCGACCGTGCTCGCGCAGGCGATGGTGCACGAGGGTCTTCGGGCCGTCGCCGCCGGCGCCAACCCGATGGGCCTCAAGCGCGGTATGGACGCCGCCGGAGTCGCTCTGTCCGCCGCGCTCTCCGACCTGGCCCGCGAGGTCGACTCGGTCGAGGAGATGGCGTCCGTCGCCACCGTGTCGAGCCGCGACGCCGAGATCGGCGCCCTGCTCGCGCAGGCCTTCGACAAGGTCGGCAAGGACGGTGTCATCACCGTCGAGGAGTCCAACACCATGGGCACCGACCTCGAGTTCACCGAGGGCATGCAGTTCGACAAGGGCTACCTGTCGCCGTACTTCGTGACCGACTCGGAGTCGATGGAGGCCGTCCTCGACGACCCGTACATCCTTCTGCACCAGGGCAAGATCAGCGCGATCGCCGAGCTGCTCCCGGTGCTGGAGAAGGTCATCGCCGCCGGCAAGCCGCTCTTCATCCTCGCCGAGGACGTCGACGGCGAGGCGCTGTCGACCCTGGTCGTCAACAAGATCCGCGGCACCTTCAACGCCGTGGCGGTCAAGGCCCCGGCCTTCGGTGACCGTCGCAAGGCGATGATGCAGGACATCGCGATCCTGACCGGTGGTCAGGTCATCGCTCCCGAGGTCGGGCTCAAGCTCGACCAGGTCGGCCTCGAGGTGCTCGGTACCGCGCGCCGCGTGGTCGTCACCAAGGAGACGACCACGATCGTCGAGGGTGGCGGCGACACCGCTGCCGTCGCCGGCCGGGTCAACCAGATCAAGGCCGAGGTCGAGGCCTCGGACTCCGACTGGGACCGCGAGAAGCTGCAGGAGCGGCTGGCCAAGCTGGCCGGCGGCGTCTGCGTCGTCAAGGTCGGCGCTGCCACCGAGGTGGAGCTCAAGGAGAAGAAGCACCGCATCGAGGACGCCGTCTCCGCGACCCGCGCCGCCATCGAGGAGGGCATCGTCGCCGGTGGTGGATCTGCACTGATCCACGCCTCGGCCGTGCTCGACGACAACCTCGGCCTGACTGGTGACGAGGCGTTCGGCGTCCGGATCGTCCGCAAGGCGATCGACGAGCCGCTGCGCTGGATCGCCGAGAACGGCGGGACCAACGGTTACGTCGTCGTCGCCAAGGTCCGCGAGGGCGGCCCCGGCGTCGGCTACAACGGGGCCACCGAGGAGTACGGCGACCTGGTCGCCCAGGGCGTCCTGGACCCGGTCAAGGTGACCAAGTCCGCGCTGACGAACGCCACCTCGATCGCCGGCATGCTGCTGACGACCGAGACGCTGGTCGTCGACAAGCCGGTCGACGAAGAGCCGGCCCCTGCGGCCGGTCACGGCCACGGCCACTGA
- the groES gene encoding co-chaperone GroES, which produces MSVNIKPLEDRILVQPLEAEQTTASGLVIPDTAKEKPQEGEVVATGPGRIDDNGNRVPLDVSVGDKVIYSKYGGTEVKYAGGEYLILSARDVLAVVN; this is translated from the coding sequence GTGTCGGTCAACATCAAGCCCCTCGAGGACCGCATCCTCGTGCAGCCGCTCGAAGCCGAGCAGACCACCGCCTCCGGCCTGGTCATCCCGGACACCGCGAAGGAGAAGCCGCAGGAGGGCGAGGTCGTCGCGACCGGCCCCGGCCGCATCGACGACAACGGCAACCGGGTCCCGCTCGACGTGAGCGTCGGCGACAAGGTCATCTACAGCAAGTACGGCGGCACCGAGGTCAAGTACGCCGGTGGGGAGTACCTCATCCTCAGCGCCCGCGACGTCCTCGCTGTCGTCAACTGA
- a CDS encoding methyltransferase domain-containing protein, translating into MDLDAFRWLLTEPGQRLLARAGDAGGDPLRASTALRREASAEHVAAALTQADLRRRGAAKFGADAARMYFTPEGLEQATRAPVARHRAARLTAARVGTVIDLGCGIGGDLLATAAAGVTAAGIDLDPVRVEVARANLAALGLGGAVSIADATEVDHRGFDVAFVDPARRSARGRTFSVDDWTPPWPFVQSMFARTACVKVAPGIGHELVPADVEAEWVSDHGEVKEAALWSGALATTRRRATVIGDGGLATLTDEDDAPAEVREVGAYLYEPDGAVIRAGLVTAVAAGVGGGLISEHIAYATSDDSFRTPFARSYRVLEELPYKEKQLRAALRERGIGRLAIKKRGVAIVPEELRKRLALAGDAEGTIVLTRVADKGVCLLVQPF; encoded by the coding sequence GTGGACCTCGACGCGTTTCGCTGGTTGCTGACCGAGCCGGGCCAGCGTCTCCTCGCCCGGGCGGGCGACGCCGGCGGGGACCCGCTCCGCGCCAGCACGGCCCTGCGGCGCGAGGCGAGCGCCGAGCACGTGGCGGCAGCGCTCACCCAGGCTGATCTGCGGCGCAGGGGCGCAGCGAAGTTCGGGGCAGACGCCGCGCGGATGTACTTCACCCCCGAGGGGCTCGAGCAGGCCACCCGCGCGCCGGTCGCTCGCCACCGTGCCGCGCGGCTGACGGCAGCCCGGGTCGGGACCGTGATCGACCTCGGCTGCGGTATCGGCGGCGACCTGCTCGCCACTGCCGCTGCGGGCGTCACTGCGGCCGGCATCGACCTCGACCCGGTCCGCGTCGAGGTGGCGCGGGCGAACCTGGCGGCCCTGGGCCTCGGCGGTGCCGTGAGCATCGCCGACGCGACCGAGGTCGACCACCGCGGGTTCGACGTCGCGTTCGTCGACCCGGCCCGCAGGTCAGCCCGCGGCCGGACGTTCTCGGTCGACGACTGGACTCCCCCGTGGCCGTTCGTCCAGTCGATGTTCGCGCGCACCGCGTGCGTGAAGGTCGCACCCGGCATCGGCCACGAGCTCGTGCCCGCGGACGTCGAGGCCGAGTGGGTCAGCGACCACGGCGAGGTCAAGGAGGCTGCGTTGTGGTCAGGCGCGTTGGCGACCACGCGACGGCGCGCGACCGTGATCGGCGACGGTGGCCTCGCGACGCTGACCGACGAGGACGACGCGCCGGCCGAGGTCCGCGAGGTCGGCGCCTACCTGTACGAGCCCGACGGTGCCGTGATCCGGGCGGGTCTGGTGACGGCGGTTGCTGCCGGGGTCGGCGGCGGACTGATCAGCGAGCACATCGCCTACGCCACCTCCGACGACTCGTTCCGCACACCGTTCGCCCGCTCGTACCGGGTGCTCGAGGAGCTCCCGTACAAGGAGAAGCAGCTGCGAGCGGCGCTGCGCGAGCGTGGCATCGGGCGACTGGCGATCAAGAAGCGCGGCGTCGCGATCGTGCCCGAGGAGCTCCGCAAGCGGCTCGCCCTTGCCGGTGACGCCGAGGGCACGATCGTGCTGACCCGGGTCGCCGACAAGGGCGTGTGCCTGCTGGTCCAACCGTTCTAG
- a CDS encoding glycoside hydrolase family 16 protein → MKYFVALVVGLTGTLVLGAPAQAKGRVQLNAPAAHHVGSTVVVTGKAKGSVRAVRIEQRRSGRWVLVKKAAVRSGAYKATVKAGPVLTVVRARAAGVASKAVAVKPVTVKPPAVTAPTPVATDACGAVLKKADGTAWSCTLAEDFNGTSLNRSVWMPQTNFAMGTQAAHACLVDSPDTINVSGGSLNLSVKKVATPVSCTFGGMSGPTNFASGGVSSYRLFSQQFGRFEARIKNTATTSKGLHEAFWLWPDDRVASTTVWPYAGEIDISETYSSYPTLSIPFLHYKADVYGNLPGINTAWNCAAQRGVFNTYTLEWSAKKIQIFVNGKLCLANTTGDSAFVKPYIMALTQGMGAAGNEYDGKAPLGTMNVDYVKVWK, encoded by the coding sequence ATGAAGTATTTCGTAGCTCTGGTGGTGGGACTGACGGGGACCTTGGTCCTCGGAGCGCCGGCGCAGGCCAAGGGACGCGTTCAGCTGAACGCCCCGGCCGCGCACCACGTCGGGTCGACCGTCGTCGTGACCGGAAAGGCCAAGGGATCGGTGCGCGCGGTCCGCATCGAGCAGAGGCGGTCGGGCAGGTGGGTCCTCGTGAAGAAGGCCGCAGTCCGCTCGGGCGCCTACAAGGCCACGGTGAAGGCAGGACCCGTGCTGACTGTCGTCCGCGCCCGCGCGGCCGGGGTCGCGAGCAAGGCGGTCGCGGTCAAGCCCGTCACCGTGAAGCCGCCCGCCGTGACCGCGCCTACCCCGGTCGCGACCGACGCGTGCGGCGCGGTCCTGAAGAAGGCCGACGGGACCGCGTGGTCGTGCACCCTGGCTGAGGACTTCAACGGGACCTCGCTGAACCGATCGGTCTGGATGCCGCAGACGAACTTCGCGATGGGCACCCAGGCGGCGCACGCGTGCCTGGTCGACTCGCCCGACACGATCAACGTCTCCGGCGGCAGCCTGAACCTCTCGGTCAAGAAGGTCGCCACCCCGGTGTCGTGCACCTTCGGCGGCATGAGCGGTCCGACCAACTTCGCGAGCGGCGGCGTGAGCAGCTACCGGTTGTTCTCGCAGCAGTTCGGTCGCTTCGAGGCCCGGATCAAGAACACGGCGACGACCTCCAAGGGTCTGCACGAGGCGTTCTGGCTGTGGCCGGACGACCGGGTCGCGTCCACCACCGTCTGGCCCTACGCCGGCGAGATCGACATCAGCGAGACCTACTCGTCGTACCCGACGCTGTCGATCCCGTTCCTGCACTACAAGGCCGACGTCTACGGCAACCTGCCGGGCATCAACACGGCGTGGAACTGCGCTGCTCAGCGGGGAGTCTTCAACACCTACACCCTGGAGTGGTCGGCGAAGAAGATCCAGATCTTCGTCAACGGCAAGCTCTGCCTCGCCAACACGACCGGCGACTCCGCGTTCGTGAAGCCGTACATCATGGCTCTGACCCAGGGCATGGGTGCAGCCGGCAACGAGTACGACGGCAAGGCGCCGCTCGGCACCATGAACGTGGACTACGTGAAGGTGTGGAAGTAG
- a CDS encoding SRPBCC family protein, whose protein sequence is MTTIAKHETTIDAPAGVPWIDITREFDATPEQVFRAHVDPEMLKLWLGPRDLEMTVDRWDARRGGEWAYSHRRGEDVFEFYGSFHEIREGERIVQTFTYAGAPDSVALEIATFEALPDGRTRLVNRSIGSSVEERDAMVASGMEHGIVEGYEKLDAVLAGESGD, encoded by the coding sequence ATGACCACCATTGCGAAGCACGAGACCACGATCGACGCCCCGGCCGGTGTGCCGTGGATCGACATCACCCGCGAGTTCGACGCGACGCCCGAGCAGGTCTTCCGTGCGCACGTCGACCCCGAGATGCTCAAGCTCTGGCTGGGCCCGCGCGACCTGGAGATGACCGTGGACCGGTGGGACGCGCGCCGTGGGGGCGAGTGGGCCTACTCCCACCGTCGCGGCGAGGACGTCTTCGAGTTCTACGGCTCGTTCCACGAGATCCGCGAGGGCGAGCGGATCGTCCAGACGTTCACGTACGCCGGCGCCCCGGACAGCGTGGCCCTGGAGATCGCGACCTTCGAGGCGCTGCCCGACGGCCGGACCCGCCTGGTGAACCGCAGCATCGGCAGCAGCGTCGAGGAGCGGGACGCGATGGTCGCCAGCGGGATGGAGCACGGCATCGTCGAGGGTTACGAGAAGCTCGACGCCGTCCTCGCCGGCGAGAGCGGGGACTGA
- a CDS encoding metalloregulator ArsR/SmtB family transcription factor has translation MPSADDQLSRVFSALADPIRRDIVARLTDGDATVSDLGASYEISLQAVSKHLKVLEDAGLVTRTRDAQRRPVHLEAEVFDLMTKWIERYRQQAEERYRRLDDVLAGMSDANPQKIEGAS, from the coding sequence GTGCCTTCAGCGGATGACCAGCTGTCCCGAGTGTTCAGCGCGCTCGCCGACCCCATCCGGCGTGACATCGTCGCCAGGCTCACCGACGGTGATGCGACGGTGAGCGACCTCGGCGCCTCGTACGAGATCTCGCTGCAAGCGGTCTCCAAGCACCTCAAGGTGCTCGAGGACGCCGGCCTGGTCACGCGCACGCGAGACGCGCAACGCCGGCCGGTGCACCTGGAAGCGGAGGTGTTCGACCTGATGACGAAGTGGATCGAGCGTTACCGGCAGCAGGCCGAGGAACGCTACCGACGCCTGGACGACGTCCTGGCCGGGATGAGCGACGCCAACCCCCAGAAGATCGAAGGAGCATCATGA
- a CDS encoding macrolide family glycosyltransferase, which translates to MAKILYFNPPAQGHIGPALPVAAELVRRGHQVTMYCTEDYRAAIERTGSTYADYPTGVSGADLTAAASDYGPLELILLEYSARLAPFCVAEIERESPDLVMFDAMVLWAWVATQVTSSPTAVTVATFAPGGKAETTRRDMLRFLGSVLRTSRARKKAKKRLHDAFPDVQLPAAPLPAKGDLNIRFVTPEFQLPGAAPGEEFALVGPPVVVPEAAGTQDWRPVRSDQPLVYVSLGTIYNTNLDFYRELFAAFDGYPAQFLLSAGRSTDLSSLGPVPENFVVRGFVPQLEVLDAADVFITHGGMNSVGEGQHFGVPTVVVPQTMEQAINGRRVAQLGAGLVVGDRSPYRGVPASSLRAALDQILADPSFERAAAGLAEASRRAGGATTAADRVEQLLAAVQPRG; encoded by the coding sequence ATGGCCAAGATCCTGTACTTCAACCCGCCCGCGCAGGGGCACATCGGGCCCGCACTGCCGGTCGCCGCCGAGCTGGTCCGCCGGGGTCACCAGGTCACCATGTACTGCACCGAGGACTACCGCGCCGCGATCGAGCGCACCGGGTCGACCTACGCCGACTACCCGACCGGCGTCAGCGGTGCGGACCTGACCGCCGCGGCGAGCGACTACGGGCCGCTCGAGCTGATCCTGCTGGAGTACAGCGCGCGTCTCGCACCGTTCTGCGTCGCCGAGATCGAGCGCGAGTCCCCGGACCTGGTCATGTTCGACGCCATGGTGCTCTGGGCCTGGGTCGCCACCCAGGTCACCAGCTCGCCGACCGCGGTCACGGTGGCCACCTTCGCCCCGGGGGGCAAGGCGGAGACCACCCGCCGGGACATGCTGCGGTTCCTGGGGAGCGTGCTCCGCACCTCCAGGGCGCGCAAGAAGGCGAAGAAGCGGCTGCACGACGCCTTCCCCGACGTGCAGCTCCCGGCCGCACCGCTCCCCGCGAAGGGTGACCTCAACATCCGGTTCGTCACACCCGAGTTCCAGCTCCCCGGCGCGGCGCCGGGGGAGGAGTTCGCGCTCGTCGGACCCCCCGTCGTCGTCCCGGAGGCCGCCGGCACGCAGGACTGGCGCCCGGTCAGGTCGGACCAGCCCCTGGTCTACGTCTCGCTGGGCACGATCTACAACACCAACCTCGACTTCTACCGCGAGCTGTTCGCGGCGTTCGACGGCTACCCGGCCCAGTTCCTGCTGTCGGCCGGCCGGAGCACCGACCTGAGCTCGTTGGGGCCGGTTCCGGAGAACTTCGTGGTCCGCGGTTTCGTGCCGCAGCTGGAGGTGCTCGACGCGGCGGACGTGTTCATCACGCACGGCGGGATGAACAGCGTGGGGGAGGGGCAGCACTTCGGGGTGCCCACGGTGGTGGTGCCGCAGACGATGGAGCAGGCGATCAACGGGCGACGGGTCGCCCAGCTAGGAGCCGGTCTCGTCGTCGGCGACCGTTCGCCGTACCGAGGTGTCCCCGCCTCGTCCCTGCGAGCGGCGTTGGACCAGATCCTGGCGGACCCGTCCTTCGAGCGGGCTGCGGCCGGACTCGCCGAGGCGTCCCGCCGAGCGGGCGGGGCGACCACCGCGGCAGACCGCGTCGAGCAGCTGCTGGCCGCCGTTCAACCGCGGGGTTGA
- a CDS encoding MBL fold metallo-hydrolase codes for MGARVDHGTTSGTFSLDGETFDVDNNVWVVGDDHECIVIDAPHDVDGILAVVGDRKVKAIVCTHAHDDHVRVAPALRERTMAPILLHPADKVLWELTHTDELWDVDLSDGLDLTVGGTTLKVLHTPGHAPGAVCLYAEELGCVFTGDTLFQGGPGATGRSYSDAGVIVESIRERLFALPDETVVHTGHGDDTTIGAEREHLGPGGS; via the coding sequence ATGGGGGCCCGCGTCGACCACGGCACCACCTCGGGCACCTTCAGCCTGGACGGCGAGACCTTCGACGTCGACAACAACGTGTGGGTCGTCGGTGACGACCACGAGTGCATCGTCATCGACGCGCCGCACGACGTCGACGGCATCCTCGCGGTCGTGGGGGACCGGAAGGTGAAGGCGATCGTGTGCACGCACGCGCACGACGACCACGTCCGGGTCGCCCCCGCCCTGCGCGAACGCACGATGGCGCCGATCCTGCTGCACCCGGCCGACAAGGTGCTCTGGGAGCTGACCCACACCGACGAGCTCTGGGACGTCGACCTCTCCGACGGCCTCGACCTCACCGTCGGCGGCACCACCCTGAAGGTGCTGCACACCCCGGGCCATGCGCCCGGCGCCGTGTGCCTGTACGCCGAGGAGCTCGGCTGCGTCTTCACCGGCGACACCTTGTTCCAGGGCGGACCCGGCGCGACCGGGCGCTCGTACAGCGACGCCGGTGTGATCGTCGAGTCGATCCGGGAGCGGTTGTTCGCGCTGCCCGACGAGACGGTCGTGCACACCGGGCACGGGGACGACACGACCATCGGCGCCGAACGGGAGCACCTCGGACCCGGCGGTTCGTGA
- a CDS encoding S-(hydroxymethyl)mycothiol dehydrogenase: MQQVKGVIARSSGAPVELVTINVPDPGPGEAVVKIQACGVCHTDLHYREGGINDEFPFLLGHEAAGIVEAVGPDVTDVAPGDFVILNWRAVCGNCRACNRGEPWYCFATHNAKQKMTLEDGTELSPALGIGAFIEKTLVAAGQCTKVDPDARAAAVGLLGCGVMAGLGAAINTGNVGRGSSVAVIGCGGVGAAAVAGSALAGAGTIIAVDLDDRKLEWAKNLGATHTVNASAGDVVEAIQGLTGGNGADVVIDAVGRPETWKQAFYARDLAGTVVLVGVPTPDMKIPDIPLIDVFGRGGSLKSSWYGDCLPSRDFPLLVDLYRQGRLDLDAFVSEEIGISDIEAAFEKMHHGDVLRSVVVLPDGAV, from the coding sequence ATGCAGCAGGTCAAGGGCGTCATCGCCCGCTCCTCAGGTGCCCCCGTCGAGCTCGTCACGATCAACGTGCCGGACCCGGGCCCGGGTGAGGCGGTCGTGAAGATCCAGGCCTGCGGGGTCTGCCACACCGACCTGCACTACCGCGAGGGCGGCATCAACGACGAGTTCCCGTTCCTGCTGGGCCACGAGGCGGCCGGCATCGTGGAGGCGGTCGGCCCGGACGTCACCGACGTCGCGCCCGGTGACTTCGTGATCCTCAACTGGCGCGCTGTCTGCGGGAACTGTCGTGCCTGCAACCGAGGCGAGCCCTGGTACTGCTTCGCCACCCACAACGCGAAGCAGAAGATGACGTTGGAGGACGGAACCGAGCTCTCCCCGGCGCTCGGTATCGGCGCCTTCATCGAGAAGACGCTCGTCGCGGCCGGTCAGTGCACCAAGGTCGACCCGGACGCCCGCGCGGCCGCCGTCGGCCTGCTCGGCTGCGGCGTGATGGCCGGACTCGGCGCCGCGATCAACACCGGCAACGTCGGCCGCGGTTCCTCGGTCGCCGTCATCGGCTGCGGCGGCGTGGGTGCCGCGGCGGTCGCCGGCTCGGCGCTCGCGGGCGCCGGCACGATCATCGCCGTCGACCTCGACGACCGGAAGCTCGAGTGGGCGAAGAACCTCGGCGCCACGCACACCGTCAACGCATCAGCGGGAGACGTGGTCGAGGCCATCCAGGGACTCACCGGCGGCAACGGTGCCGACGTGGTCATCGACGCGGTCGGCCGTCCGGAGACCTGGAAGCAGGCGTTCTACGCCCGCGACCTCGCCGGCACCGTCGTCCTGGTCGGTGTCCCGACCCCGGACATGAAGATCCCCGACATCCCGCTCATCGACGTCTTCGGTCGCGGCGGTTCGCTCAAGTCCAGCTGGTACGGCGACTGCCTGCCCTCGCGCGACTTCCCGCTGCTCGTCGATCTGTACCGCCAGGGCAGGCTCGACCTCGATGCCTTCGTCTCCGAGGAGATCGGCATCTCCGACATCGAGGCCGCCTTCGAGAAGATGCACCACGGTGACGTGCTGCGCTCGGTGGTGGTCCTGCCCGATGGTGCCGTCTGA